From Pangasianodon hypophthalmus isolate fPanHyp1 chromosome 30, fPanHyp1.pri, whole genome shotgun sequence, a single genomic window includes:
- the si:ch73-257c13.2 gene encoding uncharacterized protein si:ch73-257c13.2 isoform X2, translating into MSPHRSMMALERCIAFLLADELDAEEYAHFKTPLQTRGGRAEDDDDGDDDGDDDDDDDDEEGRKNYFSATVPSLSVLDFQKCFQLTQPQVEELVNLLSPCEWATCKLEGWTVTHAVLASLWTLSTLEPQSSVAARFHTSESLIRLQLIDFCTLITKNFADQIRWPKWKEAEASVAGFLTDVGLPGTICVLGSCSIPIDRPADVPDPEVYRDSVKNAYSVTLMAFCNHQGCFTFVNAEHPGNWHNSRVLLETEVGKALQEDPLNLLHGKHVIGDGTFPLSEHLLTPFPDYGMLGEKKLRYNLRVQAALRVVRGSLNSLRCRFQRLRCLQLSSVGQTGLAVKTCCILYNLYLETDNAASAESVEEQANVQLPFHDLPYGHSGSLGGISKRQDIAASLGRKTKKR; encoded by the exons atgtCACCACACAGAAGTATGATGGCGCTGGAGAGGTGTATAGCTTTTCTGTTAGCAGATGAGTTAGATGCTGAAGAATACGCACATTTTAAAACACCTCTCCAAACACGAGGAGGGAG Agctgaggatgatgatgatggtgatgatgatg gtgatgatgatgatgatgatgatgatgaagaaggcAGAAAGAACTACTTCAGTGCTACAGTTCCCAGCCTCTCTGTCCTGGATTTCCAGAAATGCTTTCAGCTCACACAACCCCAAGTTGAA GAGCTGGTAAACTTGCTGTCACCTTGCGAATGGGCGACGTGTAAACTTGAAGGATGGACTGTCACGCACGCGGTGCTTGCCAGTCTCTGGACTCTTTCCACTCTGGAGCCTCAGAGCAGCGTCGCAGCCCGTTTTCACACCAGCGAGTCTCTAATTCGCCTCCAGCTGATTGATTTCTGCACCTTGATTACAAAAAACTTTGCCGATCAGATCCGCTGGCCCAAGTGGAAAGAAGCCGAAGCTTCCGTGGCCGGGTTCTTAACTGACGTTGGGCTTCCTGGTACCATCTGCGTGCTGGGTTCCTGCTCGATTCCCATCGACAGGCCTGCTGACGTGCCTGATCCAGAGGTGTATcgagactctgtaaaaaatgcaTACTCTGTAACTCTCATGGCTTTCTGCAACCATCAGGGTTGCTTCACTTTTGTGAATGCAGAGCACCCAGGAAACTGGCATAACTCCAGAGTCCTCCTAGAGACCGAAGTTGGAAAAGCGTTGCAGGAGGATCCGCTGAACCTGCTACATGGCAAGCATGTAATAGGAGACGGCACCTTTCCGCTGTCCGAGCATCTTCTCACGCCGTTTCCAGACTACGGGATGCTAGGAGAGAAGAAGCTGCGTTACAATTTAAGAGTGCAGGCGGCTCTTCGGGTGGTCCGAGGATCCCTGAATAGTCTGAGGTGCAGGTTTCAGCGGCTGAGGTGTTTGCAGTTGAGTTCTGTAGGCCAAACCGGTCTGGCTGTGAAGACTTGCTGTATTTTATATAACCTGTATTTAGAGACGGATAATGCTGCCTCAGCTGAAAGTGTAGAGGAGCAGGCGAATGTTCAGCTGCCTTTTCACGACCTACCCTACGGCCACTCGGGCAGTCTCGGTGGAATCTCTAAAAGACAGGACATCGCCGCATCGCTTGGACGAAAGACTAAAAAAAGGTGA
- the si:ch73-257c13.2 gene encoding uncharacterized protein si:ch73-257c13.2 isoform X1 — MSPHRSMMALERCIAFLLADELDAEEYAHFKTPLQTRGGRAEDDDDGDDDDDDGDDDGDDDGDDDDDDDDEEGRKNYFSATVPSLSVLDFQKCFQLTQPQVEELVNLLSPCEWATCKLEGWTVTHAVLASLWTLSTLEPQSSVAARFHTSESLIRLQLIDFCTLITKNFADQIRWPKWKEAEASVAGFLTDVGLPGTICVLGSCSIPIDRPADVPDPEVYRDSVKNAYSVTLMAFCNHQGCFTFVNAEHPGNWHNSRVLLETEVGKALQEDPLNLLHGKHVIGDGTFPLSEHLLTPFPDYGMLGEKKLRYNLRVQAALRVVRGSLNSLRCRFQRLRCLQLSSVGQTGLAVKTCCILYNLYLETDNAASAESVEEQANVQLPFHDLPYGHSGSLGGISKRQDIAASLGRKTKKR; from the exons atgtCACCACACAGAAGTATGATGGCGCTGGAGAGGTGTATAGCTTTTCTGTTAGCAGATGAGTTAGATGCTGAAGAATACGCACATTTTAAAACACCTCTCCAAACACGAGGAGGGAG AgctgaggatgatgatgatggtgatgatgatgatgatgatggtgatgatgatggtgatgatgatggtgatgatgatgatgatgatgatgatgaagaaggcAGAAAGAACTACTTCAGTGCTACAGTTCCCAGCCTCTCTGTCCTGGATTTCCAGAAATGCTTTCAGCTCACACAACCCCAAGTTGAA GAGCTGGTAAACTTGCTGTCACCTTGCGAATGGGCGACGTGTAAACTTGAAGGATGGACTGTCACGCACGCGGTGCTTGCCAGTCTCTGGACTCTTTCCACTCTGGAGCCTCAGAGCAGCGTCGCAGCCCGTTTTCACACCAGCGAGTCTCTAATTCGCCTCCAGCTGATTGATTTCTGCACCTTGATTACAAAAAACTTTGCCGATCAGATCCGCTGGCCCAAGTGGAAAGAAGCCGAAGCTTCCGTGGCCGGGTTCTTAACTGACGTTGGGCTTCCTGGTACCATCTGCGTGCTGGGTTCCTGCTCGATTCCCATCGACAGGCCTGCTGACGTGCCTGATCCAGAGGTGTATcgagactctgtaaaaaatgcaTACTCTGTAACTCTCATGGCTTTCTGCAACCATCAGGGTTGCTTCACTTTTGTGAATGCAGAGCACCCAGGAAACTGGCATAACTCCAGAGTCCTCCTAGAGACCGAAGTTGGAAAAGCGTTGCAGGAGGATCCGCTGAACCTGCTACATGGCAAGCATGTAATAGGAGACGGCACCTTTCCGCTGTCCGAGCATCTTCTCACGCCGTTTCCAGACTACGGGATGCTAGGAGAGAAGAAGCTGCGTTACAATTTAAGAGTGCAGGCGGCTCTTCGGGTGGTCCGAGGATCCCTGAATAGTCTGAGGTGCAGGTTTCAGCGGCTGAGGTGTTTGCAGTTGAGTTCTGTAGGCCAAACCGGTCTGGCTGTGAAGACTTGCTGTATTTTATATAACCTGTATTTAGAGACGGATAATGCTGCCTCAGCTGAAAGTGTAGAGGAGCAGGCGAATGTTCAGCTGCCTTTTCACGACCTACCCTACGGCCACTCGGGCAGTCTCGGTGGAATCTCTAAAAGACAGGACATCGCCGCATCGCTTGGACGAAAGACTAAAAAAAGGTGA